In a single window of the Candidatus Methylomirabilota bacterium genome:
- a CDS encoding ABC transporter ATP-binding protein yields MDAASSVSSRPLVDVRLEDLSTRTGQLPYLTNVSVHIRYGEFFTFLGPAQSGKTAVLRAIAGFLPLSGGRVRVDDEDVGHLPPGRRGMGYVFHLGALWPHLTVYEHVEFGLRQRALPAADVGRRARLVTRRLGLADVVDRRPDELALHQKRRLALARALAVEPRVLLLDEPLAHLDPMPRKALRLELARLHRDLAVTTVCATRDAADALALSDRIAVMEGGRVLQVGDPEELYRRPVARAVAEALGPANFVPVQVVEVRDLGVVVETEGGARLPVAGVGAFRQGSRGVLVLRPETLALVESAEARGPGIPGKVAFRVFEGSRYLYEIDIRGSVAVRVELPAIETAIFRLGDQVRVEVSSDTVVLLPAEAASAAPASAAGYSS; encoded by the coding sequence GTGGACGCCGCCTCCTCGGTAAGCAGCCGGCCGCTGGTCGATGTCCGTCTGGAGGATCTCTCCACCCGGACGGGTCAGCTCCCGTACCTCACGAACGTCTCGGTGCACATCCGTTACGGGGAGTTCTTCACCTTTCTGGGACCAGCGCAATCGGGCAAGACCGCGGTCCTGAGGGCGATCGCCGGGTTTCTTCCCCTGAGCGGCGGTCGTGTGCGCGTGGACGACGAAGATGTCGGGCACCTGCCGCCGGGGCGGCGCGGCATGGGCTACGTCTTCCACCTGGGCGCGCTGTGGCCCCACCTGACCGTCTACGAGCATGTCGAGTTCGGACTCCGCCAGCGGGCCCTGCCGGCCGCCGACGTGGGCCGCCGCGCCCGCCTGGTGACCCGACGGCTCGGGCTGGCCGACGTCGTGGATCGCCGTCCTGACGAGCTGGCGCTGCACCAGAAGCGGCGTCTGGCGCTCGCCCGCGCGTTGGCCGTCGAGCCTCGCGTGCTGCTGCTGGACGAGCCCCTGGCCCATCTCGATCCGATGCCACGCAAGGCCCTGCGTCTGGAGCTGGCCCGGCTGCACCGCGACCTCGCTGTCACCACGGTCTGCGCCACCCGGGACGCCGCTGACGCCCTGGCCCTGTCCGACCGCATCGCGGTGATGGAGGGCGGGCGGGTGCTGCAGGTCGGCGACCCCGAGGAGCTCTACCGGCGGCCGGTGGCTCGCGCCGTGGCCGAGGCCCTGGGCCCGGCCAACTTCGTCCCCGTCCAGGTGGTCGAGGTGCGCGACCTCGGCGTCGTCGTGGAGACCGAGGGGGGCGCCCGTCTGCCCGTGGCCGGCGTGGGCGCCTTTCGGCAGGGCAGCCGCGGGGTCCTGGTGCTCCGGCCCGAGACGCTCGCGCTGGTGGAGTCGGCCGAGGCACGCGGTCCCGGAATCCCGGGCAAGGTGGCCTTTCGCGTCTTCGAAGGCTCGCGCTACCTGTACGAGATCGACATCCGGGGGAGCGTGGCTGTCAGGGTCGAGCTGCCCGCCATCGAGACGGCGATCTTTCGCCTGGGCGACCAGGTGCGCGTGGAGGTCTCGAGCGACACCGTCGTCCTGCTGCCGGCCGAGGCGGCGAGCGCCGCGCCGGCCTCCGCCGCCGGCTACAGCTCGTAG